The proteins below come from a single Methanothrix thermoacetophila PT genomic window:
- the hpt gene encoding hypoxanthine/guanine phosphoribosyltransferase, with the protein MLEILKRSLYDAPVFKRGDYNYFIHPITDGVPETRPELIREVVCHIIRIADLDVDKIVTVEAMGIPIGGALSLVTDIPLVIIRKKMYGLPGEIEVSQVTGYSKSKIYLNGIKKGDRVIFVDDVVSTGGTAIAVMKALEAAGAVIRDAVVVIERGAGAERVRSAGYPLKTMVKVDVDEKRVFRVEEVSFRS; encoded by the coding sequence TTGCTCGAGATACTGAAGCGATCACTCTACGATGCGCCTGTGTTCAAGAGAGGGGACTACAACTACTTCATTCATCCTATAACAGATGGGGTTCCAGAGACGAGACCTGAGCTGATAAGGGAGGTAGTCTGTCACATAATCAGGATCGCCGATCTGGATGTCGACAAGATAGTCACCGTTGAGGCGATGGGGATACCGATTGGCGGAGCGCTCTCACTTGTGACAGACATACCGCTCGTGATAATTCGCAAGAAGATGTACGGTCTGCCCGGGGAGATAGAGGTCAGCCAGGTCACGGGCTACTCCAAATCGAAGATATATCTCAACGGTATAAAAAAAGGAGATCGTGTGATATTTGTTGATGACGTTGTGAGCACCGGTGGCACGGCCATCGCGGTTATGAAGGCGCTGGAGGCTGCGGGCGCTGTTATCAGGGATGCGGTTGTGGTGATCGAGAGGGGCGCTGGCGCTGAGCGTGTGAGATCAGCCGGTTACCCGCTTAAAACGATGGTGAAGGTGGACGTGGACGAGAAGCGTGTATTCAGGGTAGAGGAGGTCTCATTCAGGTCTTGA
- a CDS encoding adenosine-specific kinase: MELKTVRMEIPDGSNLILGQSHFIKTAEDLYEAIAGSVPGARFGIAFSEASGDCLVRLEGNDDALKEAAKRNSLALGCGHTFVILIQGAFPINVLNAIKSVQEVCGIFCATANPVEVVVASTEQGSGILGVIDGSSPKGVEGPEKVAERRSLLRRFGYKL; this comes from the coding sequence ATGGAACTGAAGACGGTGAGAATGGAGATACCCGATGGCTCCAACCTCATACTCGGCCAGAGCCACTTCATCAAGACGGCTGAGGACCTCTATGAGGCGATTGCGGGAAGCGTGCCAGGCGCGCGGTTCGGAATTGCATTCTCCGAGGCAAGCGGTGATTGTCTCGTTAGGCTTGAGGGGAACGACGATGCTCTGAAGGAAGCTGCAAAGAGAAACTCCCTCGCGCTCGGCTGCGGGCACACATTTGTCATCCTGATACAGGGCGCGTTCCCGATAAACGTCCTAAACGCCATAAAAAGCGTTCAGGAGGTCTGCGGCATCTTCTGCGCCACAGCCAATCCGGTGGAGGTGGTGGTAGCGTCGACAGAACAGGGCAGCGGCATACTTGGGGTGATAGATGGAAGCTCTCCAAAGGGTGTCGAGGGGCCAGAGAAGGTCGCGGAGAGGCGGAGCCTTCTCAGGAGATTCGGATACAAGCTTTGA
- a CDS encoding DUF7847 domain-containing protein, with translation MLDVIAVGLLFILLFVSILGTMPEAFMNIEDVPPEEIMQAFDQNGITIGVYVVLFFVLALLVSAFFTAGATGMARSANATGFSSLGEMWEAGKRYCIRLFSVSLLSLIIYALCVLVVSALFVPFISLEALSSIAQSPEQIDPGLVALVIAWVLAICLILIVISMALAVVSPAIVVDSLSAISGIRASMRFFRENIFDVFLLWLVTVGLSMAFSIIGMLFEGTGLEGLWSTAGGIFSVLVIAPLTTIWWTRLYMSRTGKDLHRYDRGYTA, from the coding sequence ATGCTCGATGTTATTGCTGTAGGGTTACTGTTCATACTGCTGTTCGTCTCCATCCTTGGAACAATGCCCGAGGCCTTTATGAACATCGAGGATGTGCCTCCAGAGGAGATCATGCAGGCGTTCGATCAGAATGGCATAACGATCGGAGTGTATGTAGTGCTGTTCTTTGTACTTGCGCTGCTTGTCAGTGCATTCTTCACGGCAGGTGCAACTGGCATGGCTCGAAGCGCAAATGCGACCGGCTTCTCCTCCCTGGGGGAGATGTGGGAAGCGGGAAAGAGATACTGCATCCGACTCTTCTCAGTATCCCTGCTGAGCCTGATCATCTACGCCCTGTGTGTTCTGGTCGTCAGCGCGCTCTTTGTGCCGTTCATATCTTTGGAGGCTCTTTCAAGCATCGCACAGAGCCCGGAGCAGATAGATCCGGGGCTCGTAGCTCTTGTGATCGCCTGGGTTCTGGCAATCTGCCTGATACTCATAGTGATATCCATGGCACTCGCTGTTGTCTCTCCTGCAATTGTGGTCGATTCACTCAGCGCGATCTCAGGGATCAGGGCAAGCATGCGCTTCTTCAGAGAGAATATCTTCGATGTTTTCTTGCTCTGGCTTGTGACTGTGGGATTATCTATGGCGTTCAGCATAATTGGGATGCTCTTTGAGGGAACAGGTCTTGAGGGTCTGTGGTCCACGGCAGGCGGCATCTTCAGCGTTCTCGTCATAGCACCCCTGACGACGATCTGGTGGACGAGGCTTTATATGAGCAGAACTGGAAAGGACTTACACAGATATGATAGAGGATATACTGCTTAG
- the mptN gene encoding tetrahydromethanopterin:alpha-L-glutamate ligase: protein MKSLGIVVSNPDDWTARAISMGLAELGASAVMMDISELAVEIGFDLSFRKGGVDLFDLDTLIIRDMGRGAPQDVAFRFEALRSLADLGVTVINPPDAIVRAANKFATSMALRRAGVPTPRTVVTSSYDEALKTVERMGRAVCKPLFGYKGKDIALLRPGDADLIKDLLIRRGALYLQEFIETPEKRDIRAFVVGEEVAGAIYRVAPPGEWISNLARGGRAERCEISDEIERIAVDANRAVGTMYSGVDMLESEDGMMVIEVNGTPSGKGIYSALGVNVGRTIAGLALGVPMR from the coding sequence ATGGGCCTGGCAGAACTCGGCGCCTCTGCGGTGATGATGGATATCTCAGAGCTTGCGGTCGAGATCGGGTTTGATCTGAGCTTCAGGAAGGGAGGCGTGGATCTTTTCGATCTCGACACGCTCATAATCAGAGACATGGGCAGGGGCGCGCCACAGGATGTTGCATTCAGGTTTGAGGCGCTCAGGTCGCTTGCAGATCTCGGAGTGACCGTGATAAATCCTCCGGATGCGATTGTGAGAGCTGCGAACAAGTTTGCAACATCCATGGCGCTCAGGCGTGCAGGTGTTCCAACACCCAGGACAGTTGTGACTTCCAGCTACGATGAGGCTTTAAAGACTGTGGAGAGGATGGGGCGTGCGGTCTGCAAGCCGCTCTTCGGGTACAAGGGAAAGGATATAGCGCTACTCCGGCCTGGGGACGCGGATCTCATAAAAGATCTTCTCATCAGAAGAGGCGCCCTCTACCTCCAGGAGTTCATTGAGACGCCTGAGAAGAGAGACATACGGGCATTTGTTGTTGGGGAGGAGGTTGCTGGCGCCATATACAGGGTCGCGCCACCAGGCGAATGGATAAGCAATCTCGCACGTGGCGGGAGAGCGGAGAGGTGCGAGATCAGCGATGAGATAGAGAGAATCGCGGTAGATGCAAACAGGGCGGTCGGGACCATGTACAGCGGAGTCGACATGCTCGAATCAGAAGATGGAATGATGGTGATCGAGGTCAACGGGACCCCGTCTGGAAAGGGTATATACTCAGCGCTCGGCGTGAATGTGGGACGAACGATCGCGGGGCTTGCGCTTGGAGTACCAATGCGCTAA
- a CDS encoding DUF357 domain-containing protein → MNEDLASDLRDETEKWLVRADERLSGCRGDESFLSNIKAYISDSRYFLEKGDLIRAFEAVIWAWAWLEIGEELGRIESGSAHQHLNADLKRSGHVDSYDRPATDS, encoded by the coding sequence TTGAACGAAGATCTTGCTTCTGACCTCAGGGACGAGACCGAGAAGTGGCTCGTGAGGGCTGATGAGAGGCTCTCGGGATGCAGAGGGGACGAGAGTTTTCTGAGCAACATAAAGGCCTACATCAGCGACTCGAGGTATTTTTTAGAGAAGGGCGATCTTATCAGGGCATTCGAGGCCGTCATCTGGGCATGGGCATGGCTCGAGATCGGCGAGGAGCTGGGAAGGATAGAGAGCGGATCGGCCCATCAGCATCTGAATGCAGATCTGAAACGGAGTGGGCATGTCGATTCATACGACAGGCCCGCGACGGACAGCTAA
- a CDS encoding RNA-guided endonuclease InsQ/TnpB family protein gives MIISYKYPIFPDEATQQKLAEALDACRWLYNRLLQELNEAKEKGIKLTTYDTQNMIPVLKLENPKLNLVYSKVLQMVNYTLWSNIKGLSASKKNGRKIGRLRFKGYGWYKTMYYNQSGFKLDQDHGCLHLSKIGDIKIKMHRKVQGCIKAILIKREGRQWFAIVQADQEPETLPATGKSVGIDVGLKSFAVDTDGNSVENPRFAEKVATKVKNIQRRLSRAMKGSNNREKFKEKLNKVHERINNQRLDFLHKLSRHYVNNYDIICVEDLDVKGLKEKGYNKGTHRNIHDASWSKFIFMLSYKAESAGRKLIKVDPRNTTQRCSTCGSIVRKELSDRIHECPYCGFSCDRDYNASMNILIAGMEQPVVPIESKPLHHISVMQVLAMKWEALPSRVG, from the coding sequence ATGATTATCAGCTACAAGTATCCAATATTTCCTGATGAGGCGACACAGCAAAAGTTAGCTGAAGCGCTGGATGCTTGTAGGTGGCTCTATAATCGGCTTCTTCAAGAGCTGAACGAAGCTAAAGAGAAGGGCATCAAGCTCACGACCTATGACACTCAGAACATGATACCCGTTCTGAAGCTTGAAAATCCAAAACTGAACCTAGTATATTCCAAAGTCCTCCAGATGGTGAATTACACTCTTTGGTCTAACATTAAAGGACTCTCAGCATCAAAGAAGAATGGTCGCAAGATCGGTCGTCTCCGCTTCAAAGGGTATGGATGGTACAAGACCATGTACTATAATCAGTCAGGCTTCAAGCTGGATCAAGATCATGGCTGTTTGCATTTATCCAAGATAGGCGACATCAAGATCAAAATGCATCGCAAAGTTCAAGGATGCATCAAGGCTATCCTGATCAAGAGAGAAGGTAGGCAATGGTTTGCCATTGTTCAGGCAGATCAAGAGCCAGAGACACTGCCTGCAACTGGAAAATCAGTAGGTATAGATGTTGGCTTGAAGTCGTTTGCTGTCGACACAGACGGAAATTCTGTAGAGAATCCAAGATTTGCAGAGAAGGTAGCTACCAAAGTTAAGAACATCCAAAGAAGATTATCGAGAGCTATGAAAGGCTCTAATAACCGCGAGAAGTTCAAAGAGAAACTGAATAAAGTTCATGAAAGGATCAATAATCAGAGATTGGATTTCCTTCATAAGCTCTCTAGACATTATGTCAACAACTACGATATAATCTGCGTCGAGGACTTGGATGTCAAGGGTCTGAAGGAGAAAGGTTACAACAAAGGCACACATCGAAACATCCATGATGCATCCTGGTCTAAGTTCATATTCATGCTTTCGTACAAGGCTGAAAGTGCTGGTCGAAAGCTGATCAAGGTAGATCCAAGGAACACTACTCAGAGGTGTTCCACTTGCGGGAGCATTGTGAGGAAAGAGTTATCGGACAGAATTCATGAGTGCCCTTATTGTGGGTTCTCATGCGATAGAGACTACAATGCTTCCATGAACATACTCATTGCAGGGATGGAACAGCCCGTAGTGCCCATAGAGTCAAAACCTCTACATCATATATCTGTGATGCAAGTTTTGGCGATGAAGTGGGAAGCCCTACCCTCCAGAGTAGGGTAG
- a CDS encoding dihydroorotase gives MMDLLVKDGRVYTGGRLLNTDIWIKNGRIAALGGYNTAAERIDASGMIIIPGVIDMHVHFRDPGYTHKEDWESGSISAAAGGVTTVVDQPNTDPPVMDAESYKEKLNLAKRRSIVDFCLNGGPGDIESLLREGAAAIGEIFMYEMSEERLARILKEVERLDVLATVHAEDGEVIRRYSEPLGGICDPDVHSRARPPIAEVSAIDRALSVSRCRIHICHISTADGLELVKRRRNRKVSCEVAPHHLFLSRRDYRRLGTFLKTNPPLRNTADCDALWDGLRRRDIDVIASDHAPHLPEEKRDDIWHAPPGVPGVETMLPLMLYAVKSNMITLERVVDALSARPASILGLRSKGEIAIGKDADLVIFDPKRQERIDVQRLHSRADWTPYERKKAIFPVMTLVRGSVVFDGDIEVSPGYGRNIEMRQETRTEAISD, from the coding sequence ATGATGGACCTTCTGGTAAAAGACGGCAGGGTTTACACTGGTGGCAGGCTGCTGAACACGGACATATGGATCAAAAACGGAAGGATCGCAGCACTCGGTGGATACAACACAGCCGCAGAGAGAATCGACGCCAGCGGCATGATCATCATACCTGGGGTTATCGACATGCACGTCCACTTCAGGGATCCTGGGTACACGCACAAGGAGGACTGGGAGAGCGGCTCGATATCCGCGGCTGCTGGCGGTGTGACGACAGTGGTCGACCAGCCCAACACAGATCCTCCGGTCATGGACGCGGAGTCGTATAAAGAGAAGCTGAATCTGGCGAAGCGAAGGTCGATCGTGGACTTCTGCCTCAACGGCGGTCCGGGCGATATCGAATCACTCCTCAGAGAGGGGGCGGCTGCGATCGGCGAGATCTTCATGTACGAGATGAGCGAGGAACGTCTAGCCAGAATTTTAAAGGAGGTCGAGCGGCTCGACGTGCTCGCGACTGTGCACGCAGAGGATGGGGAGGTGATACGGAGATACTCGGAGCCGCTTGGAGGGATCTGCGATCCCGATGTCCATTCAAGAGCGAGACCGCCGATAGCTGAGGTCTCTGCGATCGACCGGGCTCTGAGCGTATCCAGATGCAGGATTCATATCTGTCACATCTCGACGGCTGATGGACTGGAGCTCGTAAAGAGGAGAAGGAACAGGAAGGTGAGCTGCGAGGTCGCTCCGCACCACCTTTTCCTGAGCAGGAGGGATTACAGGAGGCTCGGCACATTCCTCAAGACGAACCCGCCTCTGCGCAACACAGCTGACTGCGATGCCCTCTGGGACGGCCTGAGGCGGAGGGATATAGATGTCATCGCATCAGACCACGCACCCCATCTCCCTGAGGAGAAGAGGGATGATATCTGGCATGCGCCCCCCGGCGTCCCGGGCGTGGAGACGATGCTCCCCCTCATGCTATACGCTGTGAAGAGCAACATGATAACCCTGGAGAGGGTTGTTGACGCGCTCTCAGCAAGGCCAGCATCCATACTTGGATTGAGATCCAAGGGGGAGATAGCCATCGGAAAAGATGCGGATCTGGTTATCTTCGATCCGAAAAGGCAGGAACGAATCGATGTTCAGCGGCTCCACAGCAGGGCGGACTGGACACCGTATGAAAGGAAGAAGGCGATCTTTCCGGTGATGACCCTTGTGAGGGGCAGCGTCGTGTTCGATGGCGATATCGAGGTGAGCCCCGGCTACGGCAGGAATATCGAGATGCGCCAGGAGACGCGCACGGAGGCGATCTCTGATTAG